A region of Candidatus Saganbacteria bacterium DNA encodes the following proteins:
- a CDS encoding NDP-sugar synthase has protein sequence MSGRVMAIVLSAGLGNRVGSLTTEINKWPMAKPRFPILDTPVMHHTVLELQRLKEVSPILINLWNHPDTIRSYYENIVKLPDLIKLHNQDAMHGTMGDTVKLAVEKAGIQDEDDLVVTCGDILCDADLAKLLETHRRTGADITELFNAVPWKEVPKYGTVRLENMPQKRDRAPKESFEDYEKYLKLYGHEIDGFIARSTPFMSHKVVCFKEKIPVDTCCSNLNDTSIGVMKGKFIRDLYDIWKEQMKAGKEDDFKDFARHVFPFAIEKRLNFQGVILPPANYWIDVGDLGKLWLAIMDTLDGYFDRSMWIKLASSENNLVTSKKIAFIDPTAKVDKTATLIAPYYIGAGAVIGPGVRIERASIASHAIVGANAEVRSAVILETAYHFGLKGDGIGECDRTRVLLGTGDTGAKLERSILASGTIPHNLTVRDSIAFMAPDGHTVISPIGMNPDISIKRARGGDRVFSVE, from the coding sequence ATGAGCGGAAGGGTTATGGCGATCGTGCTCTCTGCGGGGTTGGGCAATAGGGTCGGAAGTCTGACCACCGAGATCAACAAGTGGCCTATGGCAAAACCCAGGTTCCCGATATTAGACACCCCGGTAATGCACCATACTGTACTTGAGCTGCAAAGACTCAAGGAGGTATCTCCGATACTTATAAACCTGTGGAACCATCCCGACACAATAAGATCTTATTACGAAAATATCGTAAAATTACCGGATCTCATCAAGCTCCATAACCAGGATGCAATGCACGGAACAATGGGAGATACGGTCAAACTGGCCGTGGAAAAGGCAGGCATACAGGATGAAGATGACCTGGTAGTGACATGCGGCGATATACTCTGTGATGCTGATCTTGCAAAATTGCTTGAGACACACCGCCGGACAGGGGCGGATATTACGGAACTCTTTAATGCCGTCCCCTGGAAAGAGGTCCCTAAATACGGCACCGTCCGTCTGGAAAATATGCCGCAGAAGCGTGACAGGGCGCCGAAGGAGTCTTTTGAAGATTATGAAAAATATTTAAAACTATATGGGCACGAGATTGACGGGTTTATTGCCCGAAGCACACCCTTTATGTCCCATAAAGTAGTATGCTTCAAGGAAAAGATACCCGTCGACACATGCTGCAGTAATCTTAATGACACCTCTATCGGGGTCATGAAAGGAAAATTCATAAGGGACCTATATGACATATGGAAAGAACAAATGAAAGCAGGGAAGGAAGATGATTTCAAGGATTTTGCCCGTCATGTCTTTCCCTTCGCGATAGAAAAGAGGCTCAATTTCCAGGGAGTGATACTGCCGCCTGCCAACTATTGGATAGACGTGGGCGACCTGGGCAAGCTATGGCTGGCTATAATGGATACCCTGGACGGATACTTTGACAGGTCCATGTGGATAAAATTGGCTTCTTCTGAAAATAATTTGGTCACATCCAAAAAGATCGCTTTCATAGATCCCACCGCAAAAGTCGATAAAACCGCAACTTTGATCGCGCCTTATTATATAGGTGCGGGAGCGGTTATCGGGCCCGGCGTTCGTATCGAAAGAGCTTCTATCGCGAGCCATGCTATTGTCGGAGCGAACGCTGAGGTAAGGTCTGCGGTCATACTTGAAACAGCGTATCATTTCGGCCTGAAAGGTGACGGAATAGGCGAATGCGACCGGACAAGGGTGCTGCTCGGCACGGGAGACACGGGAGCAAAGCTTGAAAGAAGTATTCTTGCCAGCGGGACGATACCTCATAATTTGACTGTCCGTGACAGCATAGCTTTTATGGCTCCGGACGGCCACACTGTGATATCGCCTATCGGCATGAACCCTGATATCTCAATAAAGAGAGCGCGGGGGGGCGATAGAGTATTTTCTGTAGAGTAA
- a CDS encoding glycosyltransferase family 2 protein produces MGLSVNSEKHLSVRIRSALTGFRPAQIPGPAVAKPMDRSFSLSVVIPAFNEAKRIGPTIESILGFSCAGLSIADILVVDDGSTDRTSDIVSSFAGSGRVQITGPRSNMGKGFSVREGMLRTKSDLALFMDADNATKIGEMQNFIPCFDAGSDIVIGSRMLPQSNILRHQPFYRELLDWLFSETAIFATGLNIRDTQCGFKCLTRLAVKEVFARQTVNGWGFDVEVLYIAHKLGFKITESPVSWDNDIHSKVNPLNDGYKMLMSILTTVKQHKGLKKASNRR; encoded by the coding sequence ATGGGATTATCGGTAAATAGCGAAAAACATCTGTCTGTTCGCATAAGGTCGGCATTGACCGGATTTCGTCCTGCGCAAATTCCCGGACCTGCAGTGGCAAAGCCGATGGACAGGTCATTTTCTCTCTCTGTCGTTATCCCGGCATTCAACGAGGCAAAACGTATAGGCCCGACCATCGAAAGTATCCTCGGCTTTTCATGCGCGGGGTTAAGCATTGCCGATATATTGGTAGTCGACGACGGCAGCACTGACAGGACATCCGACATCGTCTCTTCCTTCGCGGGAAGCGGCCGCGTGCAGATCACGGGGCCCAGGTCCAATATGGGGAAGGGATTTTCTGTCAGGGAGGGCATGCTCCGGACAAAAAGCGATCTTGCGCTTTTCATGGACGCGGACAATGCGACCAAGATAGGCGAGATGCAAAATTTTATCCCGTGTTTTGATGCCGGGTCCGACATCGTGATCGGTTCAAGGATGCTGCCGCAGTCAAACATTTTACGTCACCAGCCTTTTTACAGGGAACTTTTAGACTGGCTTTTCAGTGAGACCGCGATATTTGCGACCGGGCTCAACATCCGCGACACGCAATGCGGTTTCAAATGTTTAACTCGGCTGGCAGTAAAAGAAGTTTTCGCGCGGCAGACCGTGAACGGCTGGGGGTTTGATGTCGAGGTCCTTTATATCGCTCACAAGCTGGGATTTAAGATCACGGAATCGCCGGTATCATGGGATAACGATATACACTCAAAAGTAAATCCGTTGAATGACGGCTATAAAATGCTGATGAGCATCTTAACAACAGTAAAACAACATAAAGGTTTGAAAAAAGCAAGTAATAGGCGGTAA
- a CDS encoding sugar ABC transporter permease, with translation MQKNLWSQIVKYRFAYYFILPTFIGMLFLHIFPIFQAIYMSFLRLNQFTLSQYLMAPFVGLENYYEIIVNANSPIRIGLLEAIRNTVIYTVLVTIGTIAVGMVVALMVNRKFRGKNIVRALFLFPWVVPTYVTGLLWGFMWQKEIGVINILLVDWLHLLPSKPFWLLGPNTLWAIIIPTIWRYWPLSMLMLLAGMQSIPDELYEAAEIDGASAWKKFWTITFPMLKPVWAILILFGLIYNTYSFNIVIMMFGFGAGYPGEWGDLMMTNIFRNTFQQWAFGVGAAASVLLMFFMIIIVNFWFRFYKKSEEMM, from the coding sequence GTGCAAAAAAATCTCTGGTCGCAGATAGTTAAGTACAGGTTCGCCTATTATTTTATTCTGCCGACTTTCATAGGGATGCTGTTCCTTCACATATTTCCGATATTCCAGGCGATCTACATGTCTTTTCTGAGGCTCAATCAATTCACTTTAAGCCAGTACCTTATGGCGCCTTTCGTGGGCCTTGAGAACTATTATGAGATCATCGTGAACGCGAACAGCCCGATACGCATCGGACTGCTGGAAGCGATCAGGAATACGGTGATCTATACGGTCCTGGTCACCATCGGCACCATAGCGGTCGGCATGGTGGTCGCTCTTATGGTGAACAGAAAGTTCAGAGGAAAAAACATAGTAAGGGCGCTGTTCCTTTTCCCGTGGGTCGTTCCGACATACGTGACCGGCCTTCTGTGGGGGTTCATGTGGCAGAAGGAGATCGGCGTGATAAACATACTGCTTGTAGACTGGCTCCATCTTTTGCCTTCCAAGCCGTTCTGGCTTCTCGGCCCCAACACTTTGTGGGCGATAATAATACCGACGATCTGGCGTTACTGGCCGCTTTCCATGCTCATGCTTCTTGCCGGGATGCAGTCGATACCGGACGAGCTTTACGAAGCGGCGGAGATCGACGGAGCGTCAGCCTGGAAAAAATTCTGGACGATCACTTTTCCGATGCTGAAACCGGTCTGGGCGATATTGATACTTTTCGGTCTTATATACAACACTTATTCTTTCAATATCGTGATAATGATGTTCGGGTTCGGCGCCGGATACCCCGGCGAGTGGGGAGACCTTATGATGACGAACATATTCAGGAATACGTTCCAGCAATGGGCTTTCGGTGTGGGCGCGGCAGCTTCCGTGCTTTTGATGTTCTTTATGATAATAATCGTCAATTTCTGGTTCAGGTTCTATAAAAAATCAGAGGAAATGATGTAA
- a CDS encoding ABC transporter permease subunit, producing the protein MFNLPYYMRQRITKRATDVVMVVFLIITLFPIFWMVFSSFKSNTEILLGKIPFGRASNDAVYMEQRGKSLFVLTADGGLNKFDISTNELIKRGSIKSMATSYITDDVNIWAGSSDKGLVQISMDDLSKKRRFDADVEGKDISKIVSTFLLQDENTIYMGFQQKGVEKLYKFDKPTRTFSGTISFGGPLSPCQAASAVLFGGQIWIGTNKGLIVCDKKTGQSVKTYNGNDLGIPPVDIKKMVLFKDEILLSTSSGIFGFSPSAGKVIKIYNQASGLLSDRANNILTDGNRIFAGLNNGLSIIDTSTGNIKNIESLFVPVQGSNEKGFVHGDVFGMAKTEKGIMLGSSGGRISFLGANNAPSQTLKAGEGHILIRWRNYIDLWKNINFALYLKNSIIICGITMLLAMIFATLAAYSLARFDFPGNKFFSIGVLATQMIPAIMYLIPIYIMFTKFTQWTGVPMKGTYMGLIMIYSAFFIPFSIWILRGFFAAIPVELEEAARIDGASPLQVFWYIVLPLAVPGIIATGIYVFLTAWDELMFAWVLCNADTMTIPVGIRLFVGNYQNRFDLMMAAATVATIPVMVLFFMLQKHIVKGLTAGAVKG; encoded by the coding sequence ATGTTCAACTTGCCTTATTACATGAGGCAGCGCATAACAAAAAGAGCTACTGACGTAGTGATGGTAGTCTTTCTGATTATTACCCTTTTTCCTATTTTCTGGATGGTTTTTTCTTCTTTTAAAAGCAATACCGAGATTCTGCTGGGAAAGATCCCTTTCGGCAGGGCGAGCAACGACGCGGTCTACATGGAACAGAGAGGGAAAAGCCTCTTTGTGCTCACAGCCGACGGCGGGCTGAATAAATTTGATATCAGCACAAATGAGCTGATAAAACGCGGGTCCATAAAGTCGATGGCCACGAGCTATATTACGGATGATGTTAATATCTGGGCCGGCTCTTCCGACAAAGGGCTTGTCCAAATTTCCATGGATGACCTTTCAAAAAAGAGACGTTTTGATGCCGATGTCGAAGGGAAAGATATATCAAAAATTGTATCGACATTTCTGCTGCAGGATGAGAATACGATCTATATGGGTTTTCAGCAAAAGGGGGTCGAAAAACTTTACAAATTTGACAAGCCGACAAGGACTTTTTCCGGTACTATTTCTTTCGGCGGGCCTCTCTCCCCGTGCCAGGCGGCTTCGGCGGTGCTCTTCGGGGGACAGATATGGATAGGCACGAACAAGGGGCTGATAGTCTGCGACAAAAAGACCGGACAGTCCGTAAAGACCTATAACGGCAACGATCTTGGTATCCCTCCCGTTGACATCAAAAAAATGGTCCTTTTCAAGGATGAAATACTGCTTTCAACATCTTCGGGGATATTCGGTTTTTCTCCGTCGGCCGGAAAGGTCATAAAGATATACAACCAAGCATCCGGACTTCTGTCGGACAGGGCCAATAACATTCTTACCGACGGGAACAGGATATTTGCAGGGCTCAACAACGGGCTTTCTATAATAGACACTTCTACCGGGAACATTAAAAATATTGAAAGCTTGTTCGTCCCGGTGCAAGGCTCAAACGAAAAAGGTTTCGTGCACGGAGATGTGTTCGGGATGGCAAAAACTGAAAAAGGCATCATGCTCGGGTCAAGCGGCGGAAGGATAAGTTTTCTTGGCGCGAACAACGCGCCGTCGCAGACGTTAAAAGCGGGAGAAGGGCATATCCTTATAAGGTGGAGAAATTATATAGACCTGTGGAAGAATATAAATTTCGCTCTTTATCTCAAGAACTCCATCATAATATGCGGGATAACGATGCTGCTCGCGATGATATTCGCGACTCTCGCGGCTTACTCGCTCGCGAGGTTCGATTTCCCCGGGAACAAATTCTTCAGCATCGGGGTCCTGGCCACCCAGATGATACCGGCGATAATGTATCTCATCCCGATCTATATAATGTTCACAAAATTCACACAATGGACGGGGGTGCCCATGAAAGGGACGTACATGGGCCTGATAATGATATACAGCGCCTTCTTTATCCCGTTCTCGATATGGATACTGAGAGGATTTTTCGCGGCAATACCAGTCGAACTGGAAGAAGCGGCGCGTATCGACGGGGCTTCGCCTTTGCAGGTATTCTGGTATATTGTTCTTCCGCTTGCGGTACCCGGGATAATCGCGACCGGCATATATGTCTTTCTGACGGCTTGGGACGAGCTGATGTTCGCCTGGGTATTATGCAATGCCGACACCATGACGATACCGGTAGGCATAAGATTGTTCGTCGGTAATTACCAGAACAGGTTCGACCTTATGATGGCGGCGGCAACGGTCGCGACGATACCCGTGATGGTGCTGTTCTTCATGCTGCAGAAACATATAGTCAAAGGCCTGACGGCAGGCGCAGTTAAAGGATAA
- a CDS encoding glycosyl hydrolase encodes MKKSVLVFMSAIILCGAVSVALAQDKVSAAVNQACYFGIFRQGAPGNMGLINSLEKKTGKKFSVIMWYQDWSTTFNKSLCDKVVRKGAVPHIVWEPWLWSDKEKIKLGNILAGEWDSHIRQYAQDVRNWGKPIFIRWGHEFNIEGYPWCVVNNGKDPKKYVDAFRHVKNIFNEEGADNAMFVWCPMRESWPQEKWNDMELAYPGDEYVDWIGIDGYNWGVTQPWSQWQSFKELFRDVSRSLWRAHPTKPIMIAEFASADLGDDKAGWILDMNEELKKMPYIKAINWFDEKKEADWRIESTPKTLAAFKTLIKDPYFTASSAGIADIKQAFKFGIEKKKAVARYASTSVKIDADISDWMTDSFMTIDQESQIQEGANLWKSPSDLSAKVYLKWDNDNLYIAADVTDKNPLINSKKGKNIWNGDAIEICLGLDNYERSKLGDKDFQIGFSSGNGKLVRPSVWIWTNSLAPENADIAVVKTIGKNGYILEAKLPWAAMGSFRPSNGQKIGFDCAIDSASLRDRDLQMVWNGDYYFYKDPGVWGELEFAK; translated from the coding sequence ATGAAGAAATCAGTTCTTGTTTTCATGTCCGCAATTATCTTGTGCGGGGCCGTTTCGGTGGCCTTGGCACAGGATAAGGTCAGCGCAGCCGTTAATCAGGCGTGTTATTTTGGAATATTCAGGCAAGGTGCTCCCGGAAATATGGGCCTCATAAACAGCCTTGAAAAAAAGACAGGGAAAAAATTTTCGGTCATCATGTGGTACCAGGATTGGAGCACGACTTTTAATAAAAGCCTCTGCGACAAGGTAGTCAGGAAAGGTGCAGTGCCGCACATCGTCTGGGAGCCCTGGCTGTGGTCTGACAAAGAAAAGATCAAACTCGGCAATATTTTGGCGGGTGAGTGGGACTCGCATATCAGGCAGTACGCGCAGGATGTGAGAAACTGGGGAAAACCGATCTTTATCAGATGGGGGCATGAGTTCAATATCGAAGGATATCCGTGGTGTGTCGTCAACAACGGCAAAGACCCGAAAAAATATGTTGATGCTTTCAGGCACGTGAAAAACATTTTTAATGAAGAAGGCGCCGACAATGCGATGTTCGTCTGGTGCCCGATGAGGGAATCGTGGCCGCAGGAAAAATGGAATGATATGGAGCTTGCTTATCCCGGGGACGAATATGTCGACTGGATCGGCATAGACGGCTATAACTGGGGCGTCACCCAGCCGTGGAGCCAGTGGCAGAGCTTCAAGGAGCTTTTCAGGGATGTCTCAAGGAGCCTCTGGAGGGCGCACCCGACAAAACCGATAATGATAGCCGAGTTCGCGAGCGCCGACCTGGGCGACGACAAAGCCGGATGGATACTTGATATGAACGAAGAGCTGAAAAAGATGCCCTACATAAAGGCCATTAACTGGTTTGACGAAAAAAAAGAGGCTGACTGGAGGATCGAAAGCACGCCCAAAACTCTGGCAGCTTTTAAAACTCTGATTAAAGACCCGTATTTTACAGCTTCATCAGCTGGGATCGCGGATATTAAACAGGCTTTTAAATTCGGGATAGAAAAGAAAAAAGCTGTTGCAAGGTATGCCTCAACATCCGTTAAGATCGATGCGGATATATCTGACTGGATGACCGATTCATTTATGACGATAGATCAGGAATCCCAAATCCAGGAAGGTGCAAATCTATGGAAAAGTCCTTCAGACCTCAGTGCAAAGGTCTATTTAAAGTGGGACAACGATAACCTTTATATTGCTGCAGATGTTACTGACAAAAACCCGTTGATCAATTCAAAGAAGGGAAAGAATATCTGGAACGGCGATGCAATAGAAATTTGCCTCGGACTTGATAATTATGAAAGATCAAAACTAGGGGACAAAGATTTTCAGATTGGTTTCAGCAGCGGTAACGGTAAACTAGTCAGGCCATCAGTATGGATATGGACCAATTCACTTGCACCAGAAAATGCGGATATTGCAGTAGTGAAGACAATCGGCAAAAACGGTTATATACTTGAGGCAAAATTGCCGTGGGCTGCCATGGGCAGTTTCAGGCCTTCAAACGGTCAGAAGATTGGATTTGACTGTGCTATAGACAGTGCCAGCTTACGCGACAGGGACCTTCAGATGGTATGGAACGGGGATTATTATTTCTACAAGGACCCAGGGGTCTGGGGCGAACTGGAATTTGCCAAATAA
- the wecB gene encoding UDP-N-acetylglucosamine 2-epimerase (non-hydrolyzing): MIKIEHDPTASRPFVPRTLCFVAGTRPEIIKIAPVLKRLTAPDCSYFKSLLLLTGQHREIADSAIASFGITGRFISYLPKFKNKGLHSSFAIMTDSLGRFFERMMPDMVIVQGDTVSTLAASVAASFHKVPVSHIEAGLRSNDLLSPFPEEFCRRMVSPIASFNFAPTKTAAKNLINCGVPKERILVTGNTVTDAVKMVLKGTEAPPAVSELIDPARKNILVTLHRRENQGRQMVKMFNSIGRLAENNPDKVNIIFPVHPSPAVKEALRKSDLHNFHNVRLIEPLDYLTMLHVMRSCYFIMTDSGGIVEEAPSFGVPVLILRDTTERPEAIWSNNARLTGTDPSDIYRDAKRLLTDRSFYNGMAVQSNPYGDGKASERIYRAFLYMFDFTGEEPKKFIFHRHMKGEKL, encoded by the coding sequence ATGATAAAAATAGAACACGATCCTACCGCAAGCCGGCCCTTCGTGCCAAGGACCTTGTGCTTTGTCGCGGGGACAAGGCCGGAGATCATTAAAATAGCTCCTGTACTGAAACGGTTAACTGCTCCGGATTGTTCATATTTCAAGTCTTTATTGCTCTTGACCGGGCAGCACAGAGAGATCGCTGATTCTGCCATCGCGTCTTTCGGCATAACCGGTCGTTTCATTTCCTATCTGCCTAAATTCAAGAACAAAGGACTTCACTCTTCGTTTGCAATAATGACCGATTCGCTGGGAAGGTTCTTTGAGAGGATGATGCCGGATATGGTCATCGTGCAGGGAGACACTGTCAGCACGCTCGCGGCTTCCGTTGCCGCGTCTTTTCACAAGGTCCCGGTAAGCCATATCGAAGCCGGGCTTAGAAGCAACGATCTCCTGTCCCCTTTTCCGGAAGAGTTTTGCAGGAGGATGGTCTCCCCCATAGCTTCATTTAACTTTGCCCCGACCAAAACAGCGGCAAAAAACCTGATCAACTGCGGCGTGCCGAAAGAAAGGATCCTGGTCACCGGCAACACGGTAACAGACGCGGTCAAAATGGTCCTTAAAGGAACGGAAGCGCCGCCCGCGGTCTCTGAACTGATAGACCCGGCCAGAAAAAATATACTGGTGACCCTGCACAGGAGAGAGAACCAGGGCAGACAAATGGTGAAGATGTTCAATTCTATCGGACGTTTAGCCGAAAATAATCCTGATAAAGTGAATATCATTTTCCCTGTCCATCCGAGCCCGGCAGTAAAAGAAGCTCTCCGGAAGAGTGATCTGCATAATTTTCACAATGTAAGGCTGATAGAACCGTTAGATTATCTGACGATGCTGCATGTGATGAGGTCCTGCTATTTTATCATGACGGATTCCGGCGGCATCGTGGAAGAAGCGCCGTCTTTCGGGGTCCCCGTGCTGATACTCAGGGATACTACGGAAAGGCCCGAAGCTATTTGGAGCAACAATGCCAGGCTTACAGGGACCGATCCTTCGGACATCTATAGAGACGCGAAAAGATTGTTAACAGACCGAAGTTTTTATAATGGGATGGCGGTCCAGTCAAATCCATACGGGGACGGCAAGGCATCAGAGAGGATCTACAGGGCTTTTCTTTACATGTTCGATTTTACCGGCGAAGAACCGAAAAAATTCATTTTTCATCGTCATATGAAAGGAGAAAAGTTATGA
- a CDS encoding UDP-N-acetylglucosamine 2-epimerase, which produces MGTHFASKNLPVSLVAPRPIRISAVMGSRRDVIGLGPVIAAARKNPGMFQMTLINSGTDTGIESYLRLFGIKDFDRDFHLGGRAISQASLVSGTLKNLNSVLSGSDTDIILLHGDSNVAFSGALFSKYSGIPAVHIRNYCSMMMSSSLTRIFARRTIEDTAFLQFCPTTTPEGLQPDTRDPSKVIFAGSTIVDALAIAGKKVTRYIDKKLLDKRFVLVSIKNPDNFGDPFKYFLFALKAFAHNFADHNVVLSLPEISTLHRAASSILGSLDNVIIQSPYSYRNFTHMMRYCSFIVSDSQNMQIETAHLGKPMVFANSVEIPQKTTLPNLCFGSISNWENLFRVMSELARDRKKLASYSVASRIFGDGSASAGILEKIAAVLRPGERFLSHGDRCLALRADAPNPLKKYGGVRWKAVRSVPQQSYLSKFKRCHLGTESWLLDSGIQSRSSSRLFRGGFFAYLDPAINRYSFIYPEITGYGLTALANIAKHHQLSKTIHLPEKIYSHSLAAFNWLERNSLSIESTPAEGACIAFPSRLYPDQDRAGNPLNDLLYTFDNGMIMDGLMNMFSITGNKRFAEMAENIFYFLMKMRRRDGSLLAFFDTVRAEGVSIPRLNWSMFSGSYHAKLAMPLLKYSRETGNSLAMKMAVSLCDNAVEDQDASGRFFTNMSERGTSKSTQLHPHCYTAEGLLYAALHLKKTDPRKTERYMGSAVRAVKWIFDIQNQTTGGIPQAFSECGVSYSERSDTLAQALRLACLINLHQPHTIDENRIHLLANKLLLFYNNSGNRRIKGGFVYGFGAKGEEINHCNSWCTMFAMQALHLYFNMLKGKAKTAVEETKMII; this is translated from the coding sequence ATGGGAACACATTTTGCATCGAAAAATCTGCCGGTCAGCCTTGTCGCTCCTAGACCGATAAGGATCAGCGCGGTCATGGGGTCAAGGCGGGATGTGATCGGCCTCGGACCGGTAATTGCGGCCGCAAGAAAGAATCCCGGGATGTTTCAGATGACCCTGATCAATTCCGGTACAGATACCGGGATTGAATCATATTTGCGCCTTTTCGGTATAAAAGATTTTGACAGGGATTTTCATTTAGGCGGCCGCGCAATATCTCAGGCATCATTGGTCAGCGGGACATTAAAAAATCTTAATTCGGTTTTGTCGGGCTCCGATACGGACATCATTTTATTGCATGGCGACTCGAACGTGGCATTTTCCGGAGCCTTGTTTTCTAAATACAGCGGCATACCCGCTGTCCATATTAGAAATTACTGCAGTATGATGATGTCGAGCTCGCTCACAAGGATATTTGCCAGAAGAACGATCGAAGATACCGCCTTTTTACAATTCTGCCCCACAACCACGCCGGAAGGGCTTCAGCCGGACACACGCGATCCCTCAAAAGTGATTTTCGCCGGCAGCACGATCGTTGATGCCCTGGCCATTGCGGGAAAAAAGGTGACTAGATATATTGATAAAAAACTTTTGGATAAAAGGTTCGTGCTGGTAAGCATCAAGAACCCCGATAACTTTGGCGATCCGTTCAAATATTTCCTTTTTGCGCTAAAGGCCTTTGCCCATAACTTTGCAGATCATAACGTTGTTCTATCTCTGCCGGAAATATCGACATTGCATAGAGCCGCATCGTCCATCCTGGGATCGCTCGACAACGTGATCATACAGTCTCCTTACTCTTACAGGAATTTTACCCACATGATGAGATACTGCAGTTTCATAGTCTCGGATTCGCAGAACATGCAGATCGAAACGGCTCATTTGGGTAAGCCCATGGTCTTTGCCAACAGTGTTGAAATTCCGCAGAAAACCACCCTGCCAAATCTCTGTTTCGGAAGTATATCGAACTGGGAAAACTTGTTCCGTGTCATGTCCGAACTTGCGAGAGACCGGAAGAAGCTGGCAAGTTATTCTGTCGCGTCCCGGATCTTCGGGGACGGCTCGGCCTCAGCCGGAATATTAGAAAAAATAGCCGCTGTCCTCCGGCCCGGTGAGAGATTTCTTTCCCATGGCGATCGTTGTCTGGCTTTGAGAGCTGATGCCCCTAATCCGTTAAAAAAATACGGCGGGGTCCGCTGGAAAGCCGTTAGATCGGTGCCGCAACAATCGTATCTGTCAAAATTCAAAAGATGTCATCTCGGAACAGAAAGTTGGCTGCTTGATTCCGGGATCCAGTCGCGCTCTAGCAGTCGTCTCTTTCGCGGCGGTTTTTTTGCCTATCTTGATCCTGCGATCAACAGGTACTCGTTCATATATCCTGAAATAACCGGCTATGGCCTGACAGCACTTGCAAATATCGCTAAACATCATCAGCTGTCAAAAACGATCCATTTACCGGAAAAAATCTATTCGCATTCGTTGGCAGCGTTTAACTGGCTGGAAAGGAATTCTTTGTCTATTGAATCTACGCCTGCCGAAGGCGCCTGCATCGCTTTTCCGTCAAGATTATACCCCGATCAGGATAGAGCGGGAAATCCTCTTAACGACCTTCTTTATACATTCGACAACGGTATGATAATGGACGGGCTCATGAATATGTTCTCGATCACGGGTAACAAAAGGTTTGCCGAGATGGCCGAAAATATCTTTTATTTCCTTATGAAAATGCGAAGAAGGGATGGCAGTCTCTTGGCGTTTTTTGACACCGTGCGCGCGGAGGGCGTGAGTATTCCCCGCCTGAACTGGTCCATGTTTTCGGGATCTTACCACGCTAAGCTTGCCATGCCGCTATTAAAATATTCCCGCGAAACAGGGAACTCTCTTGCCATGAAGATGGCTGTTTCCCTTTGTGACAATGCGGTCGAGGACCAGGACGCCAGCGGAAGATTTTTTACAAATATGTCAGAGCGCGGAACATCTAAATCCACGCAGCTCCACCCTCACTGCTATACGGCGGAAGGCCTTTTATATGCCGCATTGCACTTAAAAAAAACAGATCCAAGAAAAACTGAACGATATATGGGGTCGGCTGTCAGAGCGGTAAAATGGATATTTGACATACAGAACCAAACGACCGGCGGCATTCCGCAGGCTTTCTCGGAATGCGGAGTTTCCTATTCCGAAAGGAGCGATACCCTTGCCCAGGCGCTGAGGCTTGCCTGCCTTATAAATCTGCATCAGCCGCATACAATCGATGAGAATAGAATTCACCTGCTTGCTAATAAACTTCTGCTTTTTTATAACAATTCGGGCAACAGAAGGATAAAAGGAGGCTTTGTATACGGATTCGGCGCTAAAGGGGAAGAGATAAATCACTGCAACTCCTGGTGTACTATGTTCGCCATGCAGGCTCTTCATCTTTATTTTAATATGCTTAAGGGCAAGGCCAAGACCGCGGTCGAAGAAACCAAAATGATAATTTGA